One Kiritimatiellales bacterium genomic window carries:
- a CDS encoding ADP-ribosylglycohydrolase family protein, with the protein MEIKNYREKVMGCWLGKAVGGTLGMPYEGMDGPFDLTFYDPVPAGMVPNDDLDLQVLWACLLDQQKSPEVSRTLFAGAWRNNINFPWDEYGVCIRNLREGIEPPLSGSFDNWFINGMGAAIRSEIW; encoded by the coding sequence ATGGAAATTAAAAACTATCGTGAAAAAGTGATGGGCTGCTGGCTCGGCAAAGCCGTCGGCGGAACGCTCGGCATGCCGTACGAGGGGATGGACGGCCCGTTTGATTTAACGTTCTATGATCCGGTGCCGGCGGGCATGGTTCCGAATGACGATCTGGATTTGCAGGTGCTTTGGGCATGCCTGCTGGATCAGCAGAAATCGCCGGAAGTGAGCCGGACGCTGTTTGCCGGCGCGTGGCGGAATAACATTAATTTTCCGTGGGACGAATACGGCGTGTGCATCCGCAATCTGCGCGAAGGCATTGAACCTCCGCTGAGCGGATCGTTCGACAACTGGTTTATCAACGGCATGGGCGCCGCCATCCGCAGTGAAATCTGGG
- a CDS encoding sulfatase has product MNNTLKHMLLVSSCLSTVCAVAEKPNIVLFLVDDLGWGDLGYNGSTFHLTPNIDAFARESTVFSDAYAYPTCSPSRACLITGQNTPRHGIYRVEAYKPAPEPYKKLRDVKSGHFYEGSAPTIGDVMKRAGYTCGYIGKWHMGDRPETMPPGRGFDVNIAGCGFGNPPSYFSPYKNPELSDGPDGEYLPERLLDETLKFINEHSTGDRPFFLIHATYLVHRPVQAKDEYTELFKTRTPDAGRSNPEYAAMVYAMDVEFGRLMQGLKNAGVFENTLIVFISDNGVNPVCAKGTPLRSCKASVYEGGIRVPMIAHWTGRTAPQVCNVPVSILDLLPTFLSAAGGTADGLTLDGENILPLFSGGTLQRDALYWHHPCYTIPTVFVENVRENYAYWDDDEMFIPPANERGDWVRPCSVIRAGDYKLIHEYETGTDELYNLKTDLGEEKNLAAELPEKVSELREKLTAWLKEMDAVIPCEPNPAYNPEYRQRPEE; this is encoded by the coding sequence ATGAATAATACATTAAAACATATGCTTCTGGTCTCCTCTTGCCTTTCGACAGTTTGTGCTGTTGCTGAAAAACCGAACATTGTGCTGTTTCTTGTGGACGATCTAGGCTGGGGCGATCTCGGATATAACGGCAGCACATTTCATCTGACACCGAACATCGATGCGTTCGCGCGCGAGTCAACCGTATTCAGTGATGCGTATGCCTATCCAACCTGCTCGCCGTCACGCGCCTGCCTGATCACTGGGCAGAATACGCCGCGCCATGGAATTTATCGCGTGGAGGCTTATAAGCCGGCACCGGAGCCGTACAAAAAATTGCGCGACGTGAAGAGCGGTCATTTTTATGAGGGTTCCGCGCCGACGATCGGTGATGTGATGAAACGCGCCGGATATACCTGCGGATATATCGGCAAATGGCACATGGGCGACCGTCCGGAAACGATGCCGCCGGGGCGCGGGTTTGATGTGAATATTGCCGGTTGCGGTTTTGGAAACCCGCCGTCCTATTTCAGTCCGTATAAAAATCCGGAACTTTCCGATGGGCCGGACGGCGAATATCTGCCGGAACGTCTGCTCGATGAAACTCTGAAGTTCATTAATGAACACAGCACCGGCGACCGCCCGTTCTTTTTAATTCACGCGACGTATCTCGTGCATCGTCCGGTTCAAGCGAAAGATGAATACACTGAACTGTTTAAAACCAGAACGCCGGATGCCGGACGGAGTAATCCTGAATATGCAGCGATGGTGTATGCCATGGATGTTGAATTCGGACGGCTGATGCAGGGCTTAAAAAACGCCGGCGTTTTCGAAAACACATTGATCGTGTTTATTTCGGATAACGGTGTGAATCCGGTGTGTGCCAAAGGAACGCCGCTGCGCAGTTGTAAGGCATCGGTTTATGAAGGCGGAATCCGCGTACCGATGATTGCACACTGGACTGGCAGAACAGCGCCTCAGGTGTGCAATGTTCCGGTTTCAATTCTTGATTTGCTGCCGACATTTCTGAGCGCCGCCGGAGGGACGGCGGATGGCTTAACGCTGGACGGAGAAAATATCCTGCCGCTTTTTTCCGGCGGAACGCTTCAGCGCGACGCACTCTACTGGCACCATCCGTGTTACACCATTCCGACAGTGTTTGTGGAAAACGTCCGTGAGAATTATGCGTACTGGGATGATGACGAAATGTTTATTCCGCCGGCAAATGAACGCGGTGACTGGGTGCGCCCGTGTTCTGTAATCCGCGCCGGCGATTATAAGCTCATTCACGAATACGAAACCGGCACTGACGAATTGTATAATTTAAAAACTGATTTGGGTGAGGAAAAGAATCTTGCAGCAGAGCTGCCGGAAAAAGTTTCTGAGCTGCGCGAAAAATTAACTGCATGGCTGAAAGAAATGGACGCCGTTATTCCGTGTGAACCGAATCCGGCGTACAATCCGGAATACCGGCAGCGTCCTGAAGAATAA